Proteins encoded within one genomic window of Xiphophorus maculatus strain JP 163 A chromosome 11, X_maculatus-5.0-male, whole genome shotgun sequence:
- the LOC102219645 gene encoding synaptobrevin-like isoform X1 gives MQDGKSRLQQTQEEVEQVKDIMLVNMKKADERSGKLNDLEQQAEDLLEKGKVFEKKAGKVKQQKKWSNKKMKIIFISVGVVAGLVILGLIIFAIAG, from the exons ATG CAGGACGGGAAGAGCCGCCTGCAGCAGACgcaggaggaggtggagcaggtgAAGGACATCATGCTGGTCAACATGAAAAAAGCCGACGAGCGATCCGGCAAACTGAACGACCTGGAGCAGCAGGCCGAGGATCTGCTGGAGAAG ggtaaagtttttgaaaaaaaagccGGCaaggtgaagcagcagaaaaaatggTCCAACAAGAAGATgaaaatcatcttcatcagcGTCGGTGTGGTGGCAGGACTTGTAATCTTGGGACTTATAATCTTTGCCATTGCAGGATAG
- the LOC102219645 gene encoding synaptobrevin-like isoform X2, translated as MDGKSRLQQTQEEVEQVKDIMLVNMKKADERSGKLNDLEQQAEDLLEKGKVFEKKAGKVKQQKKWSNKKMKIIFISVGVVAGLVILGLIIFAIAG; from the exons ATG GACGGGAAGAGCCGCCTGCAGCAGACgcaggaggaggtggagcaggtgAAGGACATCATGCTGGTCAACATGAAAAAAGCCGACGAGCGATCCGGCAAACTGAACGACCTGGAGCAGCAGGCCGAGGATCTGCTGGAGAAG ggtaaagtttttgaaaaaaaagccGGCaaggtgaagcagcagaaaaaatggTCCAACAAGAAGATgaaaatcatcttcatcagcGTCGGTGTGGTGGCAGGACTTGTAATCTTGGGACTTATAATCTTTGCCATTGCAGGATAG